ACCACCACGGCGATGCTCGTGGCCACGGTCTCTTTGCGGCTGGGCCAAGTGACCTTCTTCAGCTCACCCTTCGATTCCTCGAAGAAATCCCTGAGCTGATGCAGCTTGCCTGCCGGACCCTTGGGCGCAGTAGTTGCCTGCCCCTTCGCCTGGCGGCCCTGTTCCTTTCCCGAGCGGCCCGTCGTCGTGCCGTTGCGGGGAGCCTTGGCTCCCTTGTCGGCGGGGCGGCCGCCTTTCGCGTTCTTGTTGGCCATTCGTCGCCCTATGAAAAAAGTATGGCAGGGCAGGAGGGATTCGAACCCCCAACATCCGGTTTTGGAGACCGGCGCTCTAGCCGTTAGAGCTACTGCCCTGCAGAGAAGATCACGTTGCTACTTGGTCTCGCGATGGGTGGTGTGTTTCTTGTCCCAGGGACAATACTTCATCACTTCCAGTCGACCGGTCGTGTTCTTCTTGTTCTTCGTCGTGGCGTAGTTACGCCGCTTGCACTCTGTACACGCAAGCTGGATATTGACGCGCATGCCTTACTCCGTAATCTCCGAGACAACGCCGGCGCCAACGGTGCGGCCGCCTTCGCGAATCGCGAAGCGCAGACCTTTCTCCATGGCGATGGGGACGATGAGCTCGACGTTGAAGGTCGCGTTGTCGCCGGGCATGACCATCTCGACACCCTCTTCCAGGGTGATCACGCCGGTCACGTCCGTGGTCCGGAAGTAGAACTGCGGACGGTAGCCAGAGAAGAACGGCGTGTGCCGGCCGCCCTCTTCCTTGGAAAGCACGTACACCTCGGCCTTGAACTTCCGGTGCGGGGTGATGGTGCCGGGGCGAGCCAGAACCTGGCCGCGCTCCACGTCTTCGCGCTTGATGCCGCGAAGCAGAACGCCCACGTTGTCGCCAGCCTGGCCCTGGTCCAGAATCTTGCGGAACATCTCGACGCCCGTGCAGGTCGTCTTCACCGTCTCCTTCATGCCGACGATCGCGATTTCCTCGCCGACCTTGATGATGCCGCGGTCCACACGACCGGTCACCACGGTGCCGCGGCCGGAGATGGAGAACACGTCCTCGATGGGCATCAGGAACGGCTTGTCGATGTCGCGCTCGGGCTCGGGAATGTAGGAGTCGCAGGCGTCCATCAGCTCGAAGATGGGCTTGGCGGCCTCGTCGTCCGGAGAATCACACTCCAGCGCCTTCAACGCGCTGCCCTGGACAACCGGGATGTCGTCGCCCGGGAACTCGTAGCTGGTCAGAAGCTCGCGAACTTCGAGCTCAACCAGTTCGAGCAGCTCGGGATCGTCCACCAGATCCACCTTGTTCAGGAACACCACCAGCGACGGCACGCCGACCTGACGGGCGAGCAGAATGTGCTCACGGGTCTGCGGCATGGGGCCGTCCGTGGCGGCCACCACGAGGATGGCGCCGTCCATCTGGGCTGCACCGGTGATCATGTTCTTGATGTAGTCGGCGTGACCGGGGCAGTCCACGTGCGCGTAGTGGCGATTGGCGGTCTCGTATTCCACGTGCGCGGTGGCGATGGTGATGCCGCGCTCCTTTTCCTCGGGGGCCTTGTCGATCTCGTCGAAGGCGA
Above is a genomic segment from Oceanidesulfovibrio indonesiensis containing:
- the secE gene encoding preprotein translocase subunit SecE codes for the protein MANKNAKGGRPADKGAKAPRNGTTTGRSGKEQGRQAKGQATTAPKGPAGKLHQLRDFFEESKGELKKVTWPSRKETVATSIAVVVLVLVMSAFLWGIDLVFSKVVQLILS
- the rpmG gene encoding 50S ribosomal protein L33; the protein is MRVNIQLACTECKRRNYATTKNKKNTTGRLEVMKYCPWDKKHTTHRETK
- the tuf gene encoding elongation factor Tu, with protein sequence MGKAKYERSKPHVNVGTIGHIDHGKTTLTAAITKVLSMKAGGKFIAFDEIDKAPEEKERGITIATAHVEYETANRHYAHVDCPGHADYIKNMITGAAQMDGAILVVAATDGPMPQTREHILLARQVGVPSLVVFLNKVDLVDDPELLELVELEVRELLTSYEFPGDDIPVVQGSALKALECDSPDDEAAKPIFELMDACDSYIPEPERDIDKPFLMPIEDVFSISGRGTVVTGRVDRGIIKVGEEIAIVGMKETVKTTCTGVEMFRKILDQGQAGDNVGVLLRGIKREDVERGQVLARPGTITPHRKFKAEVYVLSKEEGGRHTPFFSGYRPQFYFRTTDVTGVITLEEGVEMVMPGDNATFNVELIVPIAMEKGLRFAIREGGRTVGAGVVSEITE